The sequence ACCTGATCAAACCCGGCGATACGGTGTTCGTCGACGACCCCGGCTACTTCAACTTCTTCGGCAATCTGCGCCTGCTCGGCGCCAAGCTCGTCGGCGTACCGCGCAATCACGACGGCCCCGATACCCAGGCCCTTGAGGCGCTGCTCGAGATCCACAAACCGCGGGTGTTCTTCACCCACTCGGTGCTGCACAACCCCACGGGTGCCAACCTGTCACCTCCGAACGCCTTCCGGCTGCTGCAGCTGGCGAGCAAGCATGACTTCCTGGTCATTGAAGACGACACCTACGCCGACCTTCACCCGCGCGTCACCACCCGGCTGGCCAACCTCGACCAGCTCGACCGGGTGATCTACGTGGGCAGTTTCAGCAAGACGCTGTCGGGCAGCCTGCGTGTCGGCTTCATCGCCGCCCGCCCCGACCTGGCCGCCGAGTTCACCGACGTCAAGACGCTCACCTGCGTCAGCAGTTCGGAGTTCAACGAGCAGCTGGTCTACCAGATGCTCACCGACGGCCACTACCGGAAATATGTCGAACGCCTGCACGGCCGCATCCAGCAGGCCACCGGCCGCACCCTGCGCATGCTCGAGCGGCTGGACATGGCGGTGTATCACGAGCCGCGCGGCGGCATGTTCGTGTGGGCCCGCGCCCCGGCGCTCGAAGACACCGCCCCGCTCGCCACCCGCGCCGCCCAGTCGGGGATCATGCTCGCTCCCGGCAAGGTGTTTCGCCCACAGATGCAGGCCAGCCCGTGGCTGCGCTTCAACGTGGCGTTTTCGGACGACCCGCGGCTGGAGCGGTTTTTGGGAGAACAGTTTTCGGCGATGTAACAGGCTGCTTGCCCGGCCAACCGGACGCCCGCACGCCAGCGCCAGATCGCCGATCGGCGCGGCGCCTGGGTCGATGGCTGACAGGGTCGTTGGCCGGTTTTCGCCCCGGCGGGCGACTCCCTTTCTTGCACGCGCAAGAAAGGAAGCAAAGAAAGCGCCCCGCTGTGCCGCCGGCTTCGCCGGTGCCCTCTCTACGCCCGGCGCCGGCGGGTCGTGTCGCAAACTCGCCCGTTCCGGGCTCAAACAGCGACACGACAATTCCCGCCGTCCCCGGTCTCCGTTCGGCGGCACAGAAGGGGGATGAGCGCACGGGCCCGGCTTCGCCATCGCCCGCACGCCAACCGAGGTCGTACCTATGGGCACCCCATCCCCCTCTGTCGTGCCGAGCGCAGCAAGTGCGGGGCGGAAAAAGCGGCTTCGCTGTCTGAGCCCGCAGGGCGAGTTTGCGAAGCCGCCCGCCCCGCGCTTGCGGAGGGAGGGCAGCCCGAAGGGCCACGACAGTGGGGTGTGCTTCTTTGCTTATCTTTCTTGCACAAGCAAGAAAGTAAGTCGCCCGCCGGGGCGAGACCCGGCCAACGCACCTCCCCGACGGGCACCAAAGAAACCGGCCCCGCGGTGCCGAAACCGCCCCCTTACCGCGATGCCTTGATCAGCCGGTCATTGGCCGGCTGCACCGGCCGCGCATTCATCGGATACAGGCGCTGGAAGATCGCGATCTGCTCGGCCGACAGCTTGACCGGCTCTTTCATCACCATCCACAGCACATCCTCAGAGCACGGCGGCGTGGTCAGCGAGCCCATGTAGGTGTAGTACTCCGGCGCCTGCGGCAGCAACTCGGCGACGTTGATCGACACCCCGGGGGCGTAGTCATGGTGTTTTTCCAGCGGCAGGTTGTTCCACAAGGTCTGCACCAGCGAATGCGCCTCGCCGCGTTCGATCAGCACCGCCACCACGGCCAGGCGGCCGTCGAGATCCTTGTGCACCAGGTGCGCCACCATGTCGAAGCCGCGGCCATTGATGCGCTCTTCCGACGGGCGATGGAAGTGGAACTGGACGAGGTCGAAGGTGCGCCCCATCACCGACATGGTATTGCCCGGCCCGACGCTGACCTGCACCGTGTGGCCGTTGTTCAGGATGCGGATATAGGTGGGCACATAATCGAACTTGATCGGCTCGAGGTCGACACGGATGCCGTCACGGATATCGATGGGCGACTGGCGCTTGCCGCTGTCGCAGGTTTTCCAGGCCGGGTTGAGCTGCCCCCAGCGCGCCGGCCCCTGGGTGCCGTCGTAGTCCCAGTGGATCGACTTGTGCACCTCGACGGTG comes from Denitromonas sp. and encodes:
- a CDS encoding PLP-dependent aminotransferase family protein, which codes for MLQLSIDPGQSTPLVEQIVDAIRHQVDDRILRPGMRLPPIRRLAQMQQVSRFTVVEAYDRLVAMGYLHSRRGSGFYIAPRAVAPSEKRPVVSDRAVDVAWLMRQALDDAPGMLKASAGWLPSIWLDQEGLRRHLRALGRRADARVTGYGTAQGYLPLRQQLQIRLAEFGIGAPPEQIVLTHGATQALDTAARHLIKPGDTVFVDDPGYFNFFGNLRLLGAKLVGVPRNHDGPDTQALEALLEIHKPRVFFTHSVLHNPTGANLSPPNAFRLLQLASKHDFLVIEDDTYADLHPRVTTRLANLDQLDRVIYVGSFSKTLSGSLRVGFIAARPDLAAEFTDVKTLTCVSSSEFNEQLVYQMLTDGHYRKYVERLHGRIQQATGRTLRMLERLDMAVYHEPRGGMFVWARAPALEDTAPLATRAAQSGIMLAPGKVFRPQMQASPWLRFNVAFSDDPRLERFLGEQFSAM